One Amaranthus tricolor cultivar Red isolate AtriRed21 chromosome 1, ASM2621246v1, whole genome shotgun sequence DNA window includes the following coding sequences:
- the LOC130826873 gene encoding protein DUF642 L-GALACTONO-1,4-LACTONE-RESPONSIVE GENE 1-like — protein sequence MLKITGYLVLLLASSFTLSFGGLLPNGNFEKSPSSTQLSGTKVEGKYAIPNWETFGFVEYITTGTKQQDMVLVVPEGKHAVRLGSNASIKQKVATQPGKFYALTFSFARTCAQEEVLNVIITPSSKGHTGILPLQTVYTSVGFDAYAWGFRAEANVVEITLHNPGQPGEDPACGPLIDTIALTILESVKPTGGNLVKNGDFGQGPYVFHTSSWGVLIPPNIEDSHSPLPAWRIESLKAVKYIDSLHFYVPEGQRAVELVGGKESVIAQTIRTQPGKLYALTFLVGDAKNGCVGPLAIEVFAAKATTKVTYNSKGRGGFTKGKLVFKAEERTTSIRFLSSFYTMTIDGSMCGPVLDDVKVLHAIRTPRHVTKV from the exons atgttgaagATCACTGGATACTTAGTGCTACTTTTAGCTTCAAGCTTCACTCTTTCGTTCGGAG GATTACTTCCAAATGGAAACTTTGAGAAAAGTCCAAGCTCAACACAACTGAGTGGGACCAAGGTAGAGGGAAAATATGCAATTCCAAATTGGGAAACCTTTGGATTTGTTGAGTACATAACAACAGGAACAAAACAACAAGACATGGTTTTAGTAGTCCCTGAAGGCAAACATGCAGTAAGACTAGGCAGTAATGCTTCAATTAAACAAAAAGTAGCTACTCAACCTGGCAAATTTTATGCCCTAACCTTCAGTTTTGCAAGGACATGTGCCCAAGAAGAGGTCCTTAATGTTATTATCACCCCTAGTTCTAAGGGTCACACTGGGATTTTACCCTTACAGACTGTGTACACCAGTGTTGGGTTCGATGCGTACGCCTGGGGTTTTCGGGCTGAGGCCAATGTTGTCGAGATTACCCTCCACAACCCGGGCCAGCCCGGTGAAGACCCGGCTTGTGGACCTCTTATTGATACCATTGCTCTTACTATTTTGGAATCAGTTAAGCCTACTGGAG GTAATTTGGTAAAGAACGGAGATTTTGGACAAGGGCCCTATGTATTCCACACCTCATCATGGGGTGTCTTAATCCCTCCAAACATTGAGGATAGTCACTCCCCATTACCCGCATGGAGGATTGAGTCCCTTAAAGCCGTCAAATACATAGACTCCCTTCATTTCTATGTACCCGAAGGCCAAAGGGCAGTTGAGCTTGTTGGTGGCAAAGAAAGTGTGATTGCACAAACCATTAGAACCCAACCAGGAAAATTATATGCCCTAACTTTCCTTGTTGGTGACGCCAAAAACGGGTGTGTGGGTCCCTTGGCTATCGAGGTTTTCGCAGCCAAGGCGACCACAAAGGTCACCTACAACTCGAAAGGCAGAGGCGGGTTTACGAAAGGCAAGCTTGTGTTTAAGGCCGAGGAACGTACAACAAGCATTAGGTTTTTGAGCTCATTTTATACCATGACTATTGATGGGTCTATGTGTGGGCCTGTTCTTGATGATGTAAAGGTTCTTCATGCTATACGTACCCCTAGGCATGTTACAAAGgtgtaa